The following are encoded together in the Amyelois transitella isolate CPQ chromosome 6, ilAmyTran1.1, whole genome shotgun sequence genome:
- the LOC132901843 gene encoding uncharacterized protein LOC132901843, whose protein sequence is MLPLTCPPTANTEILDENLIELDSSILEILGEDPTAATTYGKDIQKDLAVRLEHIATQGLSKETRKELLEKFLIPSNCTLIDAPAINPEIKGAIPIVVAKRTKAMEYKQKQLAGAIAGLSIIITQLINKKDSNSEILKNLMDVCRLLCDCQHNDSVTRKGFILSTLKKDMKEQIENTKIDKFLFGNDLAETLKAAKAINKSSAELKPVPVKQPTRKAANFSSKNVKAPPNRRGTTSSQRPQETAPERRTKLQRASSSRTSQRASRHNHR, encoded by the coding sequence ATGTTACCGTTGACCTGTCCTCCTACTGCTAATACGGAGATTCTCGATGAGAATCTTATAGAACTAGATAGTTCTATTTTGGAAATTCTTGGAGAAGATCCCACGGCAGCTACCACATATGGTAAAGATATTCAAAAAGACCTGGCCGTTCGACTTGAGCATATCGCAACACAAGGGTTATCAAAGGAAACCCGCAAGGAGTTGCTCGAAAAATTCCTCATACCGAGTAATTGTACTCTTATTGATGCACCAGCCATTAATCCTGAAATAAAGGGCGCTATACCTATAGTAGTTGCAAAAAGAACTAAAGCTAtggaatacaaacaaaaacaattagcTGGTGCTATTGCGGGTCTCAGTATAATCATAACTCAATTAATTAACAAGAAAGATTCTAACTCGGAAAtactaaaaaatttaatggatGTTTGTCGGTTACTGTGTGACTGTCAACACAATGATTCTGTTACAAGGAAGGGATTTATTCTGAGCACTCTTAAGAAAGATATGAAAGAACAAatagaaaatactaaaatagatAAGTTTTTATTCGGTAATGACTTGGCCGAAACTTTAAAAGCCGCTAaggctataaataaatctagtgCTGAACTTAAGCCAGTTCCTGTCAAGCAACCTACAAGAAAAGCAGCTAATTTCTCTTCAAAAAACGTGAAAGCACCCCCGAATCGTCGGGGGACTACATCATCACAAAGACCCCAGGAGACTGCGCCGGAGCGGCGGACGAAGCTTCAGCGCGCCAGCTCGTCGAGGACATCGCAGCGAGCGTCGAGACACAACCACCGCTAA